One Malania oleifera isolate guangnan ecotype guangnan chromosome 9, ASM2987363v1, whole genome shotgun sequence DNA segment encodes these proteins:
- the LOC131163623 gene encoding uncharacterized protein LOC131163623 has protein sequence MASLTPGVLLKLLQGVNSNVKIRGEYRSVLLQVISIVPALTGSELWPNHGFFVKVSDSSHSTYVSLSKEDNELILNNKLQLGQFFYVDRVEAGTPVPILVGVRPVQGRNPFVGNPKDLMQMLVPSEGPVLPLDHHEGITSSKPSELSAESKEESPRHKIVIKEEKVAVASRYMQGILTTNSKASAMDSNIVGKGNENEGSIAGKKVVPAKGKQQELKGQSRSSTPIRNRPDVITVKPDAAVFNTKEAPVHSKNMTAKHPSKQENINLNFSKSRDKNHSPEAISWASLPANLLKPGKGMLRRRILASLVAVEAQKEASVAATLVKCLSMFAELCSSASVENPHLSLPKFFALYQLIDQSNATIQSKDRSFQLSTFSSSSDKEKSFKKTGQIHGRNALKSPKPSIELSGTEKQEWAKGDGAKEIKELRETLLTETHTWFLKFLEGALDAGFHTGAQEKKGKDNIGRRMEPDNNIAVTLSQLKQVNEWLDRSRSSLSSENNGLGETIDRLKQKVYACLLVHVDSVASALENRSDRG, from the exons ATGGCATCCCTTACACCGGGAGTACTACTAAAGCTTCTTCAGGGTGTAAATTCCAATGTGAAGATTCGTGGAGAATACCGATCTGTTTTGCTACAAGTGATCAGCATTGTGCCTGCCTTAACTGGATCAGAACTGTGGCCAAACCATGGCTTCTTTGTTAAAGTTTCCGACTCTTCCCACTCGACCTATGTCTCATTGTCAAAGGAAGATAACGAGCTCATTTTGAACAACAAATTGCAGCTTGGCCAATTCTTCTATGTGGACAGAGTGGAAGCTGGAACTCCAGTCCCTATCCTTGTTGGAGTGAGACCGGTTCAGGGACGGAACCCTTTTGTGGGAAACCCAAAGGACTTGATGCAAATGCTAGTACCCTCTGAGGGTCCAGTACTCCCACTCGATCATCATGAAGGAATTACAAGTTCAAAACCAAGTGAGTTATCAGCAGAATCAAAAGAGGAGAGTCCAAGACACAAAATTGTGATCAAAGAGGAGAAAGTGGCTGTGGCATCCAGGTATATGCAGGGGATATTGACAACCAATTCAAAAGCAAGTGCAATGGATTCCAATATTGTTGGGAAGGGCAATGAGAATGAAGGTAGTATAGCAGGTAAGAAAGTTGTTCCAGCGAAAGGCAAACAACAAGAGCTCAAGGGTCAG TCGCGCTCAAGTACTCCTATCCGCAATCGTCCTGATGTAATTACAGTTAAGCCAGATGCTGCTGTATTCAACACCAAAGAGGCTCCAGTACACTCGAAGAACATGACAGCAAAACACCCAAGTAAGCAGGAAAATATCAACTTGAACTTCTCAAAGAGTAGGGATAAGAATCATTCACCTGAGGCAATTTCCTGGGCTTCTTTGCCTGCAAATCTCCTAAAGCCTGGGAAG GGAATGCTTAGGAGGAGAATTTTAGCTTCTTTGGTTGCAGTAGAAGCACAAAAAGAAGCATCTGTTGCTGCTACTCTTGTCAAGTGCCTGAG TATGTTTGCTGAGCTCTGCTCATCTGCCTCAGTGGAGAACCCCCATCTCTCTCTCCCCAAGTTCTTTGCTCTCTACCAGCTCATTGATCAATCAAATGCCACAATTCAATCAAAGGATAGATCTTTTCAACTTTCTACATTTTCATCTTCCTCGGACAAGGAGAAATCTTTCAAAAAGACAGGTCAAATTCATGGTAGAAATGCATTGAAGTCCCCAAAACCCTCAATAGAATTGAGTGGTACCGAAAAACAAGAATGGGCTAAAGGGGATGGTGCAAAAGAGATCAAAGAGCTGAGGGAGACTCTCTTAACTGAAACACACACATGGTTTTTGAAATTCTTGGAGGGGGCATTAGATGCTGGGTTCCACACAGGTGCACAGGAGAAGAAAGGAAAGGATAACATTGGGCGCCGAATGGAACCAGACAACAATATTGCGGTCACACTATCACAGCTTAAGCAAGTAAATGAATGGCTAGACAGATCAAGAAGCAGCTTGAGCTCAGAAAATAATGGATTGGGGGAGACCATTGATCGGTTGAAGCAAAAAGTTTATGCTTGTTTGCTTGTTCATGTGGACTCAGTTGCATCAGCTCTAGAGAACCGATCAGATCGTGGTTAA